DNA sequence from the Streptomyces sp. CA-210063 genome:
TCATCTGGGACGACGGCGACGCCGGCCACAGTGATGACAACGCTCCCTTTCCGCATGTGCGGGAGGTGTTGGAGCTACGGGCCTCTCGTGACAAGTGCGCCTTTCTGCTGGGGAGTTGGGGTTGTACGGTCGAGGCCGCCCAGCTCGTCGAGAGTGGGTGGGCCGCGCCGATCGTCGCCGGGAGAGAACAGGTACGGGCTGCCGCGCCCTTGGTGCGGACCGTGGGGGACGGGGAGTTGGCGCGGGACGAGGCGGCTCGGGCGGCACGGTTGCCGAGTCTCGCCTGGCAGGTCGCGAGGGACGGGCTGCGGGACGGCCCCGTGCTCGTGCAGGTGCCTCGGCGGGGGTATGTGCCGCGGATGGCCTGTGCGCGGTGCCGGGAGCCCGCGCGGTGCCGGCGCTGTGCGGGGCCGCTGGAGGCGCGGGACGAGGCCGGAGCCCTGGCCTGCGGGTGGTGCGGGCGCGAGGAGGGCGGCTGGCACTGCCCCGAGTGCGGTGGCTACCGGCTGCGGGCGCAGGTCGTGGGGGCGCGGCGGACCGCCGAGGAACTGGGGCGGGCCTTTCCCGCCGTGCCCGTGCGGACCTCCGGGCGGGAGCAGGTGCTGGACACCGTGCCGGGGACACCCGCGCTGGTCGTGAGTACGCCGGGAGCCGAACCGGTCGCCGAGGGCGGGTACGCCGCCGCACTGCTGCTCGACGGGTGGGCCATGCTCGGACGGCCCGATCTGCGGGCCGGGGAGGACGCGCTGCGGCGGTGGATCGGTGCCGCAGCGCTCGTACGGAACCAGGGGGCCGGCGGGACGGTCGTCGTCGTCGCCGAGCCGACCCTGCGGCCCGTACAGGCGCTCGTGCGGTGGGATCCGGTGGGGCACGCCGTGCGGGAACTCGCCGAGCGGGCCGAGCTGGGGTTTCCGCCGGTCTCTCGGATGGCCGCCGTGTCCGGGACCGCCGAGGCCCTGGTCGAATTTCTGGGGGCGGTCGAACTGCCGCCGGATGCTGAGGTGTTGGGGCCCGTGCCCATGCCTGCGCCGGGGCCCGGCCCTGGGCCTGTCGCCGAGGCGGGGAAGGGCCGGCGGGTGGGGGCGCCGCCCGTGGGGGAGCAGTGGGAGCGGGCGTTGATTCGGGTGCCGCCGGGGAGTGGGGCGGCACTGGCCGGTGCGTTGAAGAGTGCGCAGGCGGCGCGGATGGCTCGTGGGGGGAATGAAGGGGCCCGGGTGCGGATTCGGGTGGATCCGTTGGACATCGGGTGAGCCGTTGACGAGGGGCCGTCGTAGGGGGCGGGGGGCCTTCGAGGGGGTTTGCCCGCCGTGGCGGAGGAGTTCGGTGGGTTGATGGGCGACTACCTCCCGGTCGGACACCGGGAGGCAGTCGGGGGGTCGGTCAGCCGTTGCGCGGGCCGGGGAAGGCCGTGGGTCTCACCTCGTCGCGGAGGGTGGGGCTGCCGGCTGTCGGCTGGGTCGGCATGTGCGCGGGCATCTGGGCCGGCACCGAGCGGGCCGCGGGGACCGTGGGGATGCCGGAGCCGACGTTGACAGCGCGGTTGCTGCCCTGGGGGTCTCCCGTGCGCTCCGCCTCCGCCGCGGCCTGGGCGGCGGCGCGGCGGGCGCCGTAACGGCGGTGTACGGCCTGTTTGGTGACCCCGAGGGCCGAGCCCACCGCGTCCCACGAGAAACCGAGTGAGCGGTCGAAGTCCACGGCGGCCGTGACCAGGGTCTCGACGCTGTCCCGCAGCTCCTGGGCGAGGCGGACGGTCGGGGCGGGGGCGCGTCCGTAGACGACGAAGCCCGTGGAGGGGCCGGAGCGGCGCGGGCGGTAGACGTTGCCCAACTGGGCGGTGAGGGTGCGCAGTGCGTCCACCTGCCGGCGGACCCGCTCGATGTCCCGCACCAGCAAGTGCAGGCTGGCCCGAGCCTGGGCGTCGTGGGTTGCGTGGTCGGCCATGAACAAGCCTCTCGAACCGGCGTTGAAAAAGGGGAGGTGCCGCGATTGCGGCCCGTATCGGTCAACTCTTTCTTGACCAACGCGAATTCGCTCCGCTGGTCACGGTGTGGGGGCGTGGCGGCATATGCGCGGGGCGCGCGGGTGGGGGTGCGCCCCCGCTGCCGCTGGGGTTTGACGGGGTCTCCCACCCGCGCACCGCCCGTGCGAGTCGGCTGACACGTTCGGGCCTCCCGTGGGGGTGCTTCGCCGCCGGCGGCTGCGGGCTGTCGTTCGTCCGGCGGTCGTAGCTGTGGGGCTTGTTCGTCCGGCGGTCGTTGCTGTGGGGTTTGTTCGTCCGGCGGTCGTTGCTGTGGGGTTTGTTCGTCCGGCGGTCGTGGTTTGTGGGGCTGTTCGTCCGGCGGTCGTGGGACGGGGTGTGGAACATAGACTGGTGTGTTGTCCCGCGCTGTGGCGTGCGGGTGTATGAACTTTCGTTCGAGAGGCCGTCAGTCATCCATGAAGCTTGTCTTCGCTGGTACCCCAGAGGTCGCTGTTCCCGCGTTGGACGCGTTGATCGCGTCGGGGAGGCATGAGGTGGCCGCTGTCGTCACGCGGCCGGACGCGCCGGCGGGGCGGGGGCGGCGGCTGGTCGCGAGCCCGGTTGCGCAGCGGGCGGCGGAAGCGGGCATCGAGGTGCTGAAGCCGAACCGGCCCCGGGACGAGGAGTTTCTCGCGCGGCTCCGGGAGATCGCCCCCGACTGCTGTCCGGTCGTGGCGTACGGGGCCCTGTTGCCGCGGGTCGCCCTTGATGTGCCGGCCCAGGGGTGGGTCAACCTGCACTTCTCCCTCCTGCCCGCATGGCGGGGTGCCGCGCCCGTGCAGCACTCGATCATGG
Encoded proteins:
- a CDS encoding primosomal protein N' → MSSEDGKRGGGAAGDAGPEQLALVREAVRKAKVPRAKPRTWRGAALAKALPVARVLVDKGVLHLDRYFDYAVPEELDAVAQPGVRVRVRFGAGGRNVREGRREGGALIDGFLVERVAETDYSGPLAALAQVVSPEPVLGPELLGLARAVADRYAGSLADVLQLAVPPRHARAEAVEMGGPPPPPPEPEPGSWRRYGRGEDFLRALAGGGAPRAVWTALPGPDWAEEIGRAVQATLASGRGALVVVPAGRPAARVDEALRGLLGEGRHALLTADAGQERRYREWLAVRRGAVRAVVGTRAAMFAPVRDLGLVVIWDDGDAGHSDDNAPFPHVREVLELRASRDKCAFLLGSWGCTVEAAQLVESGWAAPIVAGREQVRAAAPLVRTVGDGELARDEAARAARLPSLAWQVARDGLRDGPVLVQVPRRGYVPRMACARCREPARCRRCAGPLEARDEAGALACGWCGREEGGWHCPECGGYRLRAQVVGARRTAEELGRAFPAVPVRTSGREQVLDTVPGTPALVVSTPGAEPVAEGGYAAALLLDGWAMLGRPDLRAGEDALRRWIGAAALVRNQGAGGTVVVVAEPTLRPVQALVRWDPVGHAVRELAERAELGFPPVSRMAAVSGTAEALVEFLGAVELPPDAEVLGPVPMPAPGPGPGPVAEAGKGRRVGAPPVGEQWERALIRVPPGSGAALAGALKSAQAARMARGGNEGARVRIRVDPLDIG